The genomic segment cgaagagtcaactcactggaaaagaccctgatgctgggaaagattgagggcaggaggaaaagggggcgacagaggatgagagggctggaaggcatcaccgactcgatggacatgagtttgagcaagctccaggagatggtgaaggacagggaagcctggcgtgctgcagttcatggggtcacaaagagtcagacacaacagagcaactgaacagcaaatgGATCCTATAGTTTCCTTTACGAATACTCATAAAATACTGTCTCATCTTCTCACAAGTGGGTAAAAGGACAAAATCCTAGCTCCCCAGAGATGAGCCCCAGGTGCTTCTGAAGTTGCTTCTAAAGGCTGAAGCCCCGCAGGGCCTCCGGTTCTGAGGCTGAATCCTTAGGCAGAGGGAGCTGGACGTGGCTTCCTTCCAAGTCTGGACACAGTGCCCGTGAATTACAGAAAGCAGGTTTCTCCTCTCCCCAGAGAGAGGGCACCAGACTATTCCAGCAGCATTTCTTTCCCAGTCAAGCTAATGGAGAAACAGAAGGGCAGAACCCAGTACCAGTACACGTTCTGACGCTGCCCGTGGTTCAGAAAGTCACGCTGATGTAAAGGGGCTGGGATCTTCACAACAGAATCCTTTTACCTGCAGAGAACTCGCCTCGGCgcccagagagagaggaggaaaaacacAACACTTGAACAGAAACCAGGATCGATTTCCCTCCTTCCCACTTGATTGTCATGTCAGAAGCAAAGAGATTTTACCATTTGTTTTTTCTTGGGTTTGGATTGAATTTGTTTTTATCCTTGCACATTACTTCTTTGACCACATGCTTCTTATGCCTGGAgttactgttttttgtttgtttgtttttttttttttactgtggctgGGGTGTGATGAGAGAAAAAACATGATACCTTTTCACTGCAGTGTTAAAAAACGCTCACACTCAAAGTGAAAGCCaagctatttttaaatgaaacactcATGACTGCATGTGTTTCTAAATAGCGAAGGAACTGAGAAGAAAAGAGCTGTACACAACTCACAAAGGAAGCTGGGTCCGTTCTTGTAAACTCAGAACATGATCAAAGCCCCCTGACCCCAGCCCGAGGGCAGAATCACGCTATTGAAAACAGGATAACCATCCAGTCAGAACCGTGGGCTGCAGactataaaatgaggaaaaattgTGTTATTTCACTCAGGGCCTAAAGGTACCTCCTGACCTGAGGATTTAGTGGAGATGCAGTCCTTAAATTCCGTAGCCAAAGGTAACAGCCCTCTTTCTTGTGTGGTAACACCCTAGCCCAGATGATAAAGCTGTATCCTTGCCAGGGGATGGCCATTTCCATACACAGACACCAGAACCCGTTTTCAGCTTGATGAGCTGCAGCCTCGCTGAATGCACAGGTCAGTGGACTCCCCTGACTTCCAGAAATGGGCAGCAGGCCTGCTCTTGCTTGCATCATTCCCTTCCCTCTGGAAGTCTAGGAAAGAAACCCGCCAACAGACAGATCATTTCAAGACATGTTTTCCTCTTGtcctgaaggaaaagaaaggaatgcaaaaatagcGACTGCCTGCATTCATCACCCTGCATTTTCTTCCCCCTATTGATCGTACCCTGACATCCAAGCTGAAACACGACAACACAGCAAAcgaaagcagaggaaaaaaaaaaacaaacaaaacactaacCAGAGAGACACTGCCCTCAACTCTCAGGCGCGACAGTTGCTTGTCCGAGTTCCTCATCCTCCCAGGGACTAGCAGACCGAAACCCTCGGCGGTTTCCTCAAAAACCCAGCCCCTGGAAAGTCAGAGGGTCAACATTCATGTTCTCAAGGTAACCCCGTGGGAGATAAAGACTTCCTTAGCTCAGTGCCTATGATGATACATTTCCTCCATTAAATAAATATCAACAATTAGACCAAAAAATTGTTGAGAAAGCCTTCTACCCTTGGATGGATTTTAAACGTACTTTCCAGCCTCCTAGAAATTGCTCGCATCTTGGATCCTCCTGAATATATTcccccattctctctctctcacacacacactttattaaGCCGAACACTGTCTTCTGAAGCCAAATGCCAAGTGCACTGAGACGCAGGCCCTACAATCGCTGGAGAAGGAGCGCTTCAGCCATACCATAAAGAAAATCAAGCTGCTACTACACCTTTATTTCAGGAGAAATGCTGACGAAATGAGGCCTACCACCGTTTCTTTCCCCACAGGGCGCCGCCTTCGTGGTGACTCACCTCCGTCTCAGGCCGGGTCTCCCCCCGCTCCTCGAGGTGTGGTCCCCCCGCAGCCCTTCCGCGGCCTTCTCGGCACAGCGCGGAGTCTCGGGCTGACTGCGCGCAGGCCTCGTGCTTCCTGCCCCGGGCTCCCCACGTTAGAACAGGGAGGATCGTAAGAGTGCTTGGACTCGAggatcactgcaaagaaaacaCCTGCACCTGAATGGGTTGAGGCTGTAAGGATCACCTGGGGATCTGGTTCAACTGTCTGAAGCCCAGACGCTATTCTGGTGCAGGAGGTCTTCGGGTTTTCTTTCAAGATACAGCCTGGTAGACTCTACTGTGTCCGTGAACCGTGCGGGTGGGAGGGGCAGAAGACCTTGGTAAAGACGCAGAcgctgattcagcaggtctgggggaGCCTGAACCCTCCCTGGGTTTCTAAGAAGCCTCTGTGATAAGGGCGCTATTGGTCCATAGAAATACActtattttttagctttttattttgtattgggatatagctgattaacaaacaatgctgtgatagtttcaagtgaacagagaagggactcagccaggCATGTGCGTGTACCcgttctcctccaaactcctctccctccaggctgccgcataactGACCAGCCTTCCCTGCGGGCTGCAGACAGAGGGTTTAAGCAGTGAAGGTGGACTGGTAAAGCCCACGACCCTCAGTCAGAAGGGGAAGTGGACCACATTTTTAGACCTCTGTTGCTCCTTGTGAGGTTTCTAGCTGTGGTTACTGTCTAGGGAGCTCTAAAAAGAGCAGCCGTCACCACTTCTATAACCTAAGTACCTAGCAAGCATGTAACACGTTATAAGGATAGTTTAAACAATATTGGTTGAAGATATTTATTCCAAGAGTAAAAGCAGTAACTTGCTAAAGAAGAAAGAGACACTCAGCTATCCAGGTATCTAGAAACCAAAAAGAATGGGGAAAACATCTGTAAATccaaaaatggaaaacaagaaagagttaaaacaaaattttaacaagATAACCAGGCTCTAACAGAGTCCAAGACCACAAGGAACCCCCCAAAAGCATGTGGAATCAAGGAAATCCTACACACAAGCTCCTTtccttcagtttcattttcatcggATTCTATCTTGGGAAAATGCTTGCTACAGAAAACTGCTTGCTTTTGCTGATCAATAGATCAAGGAACAGTCAAAGGAGATAAGGAACATCTAGGAAGGGAGTGCACTGGCATTAATAAATGCGGACAGGCCAATGTAAACACTGTGCTCAATTACCATTTCTGTGGACCGAGCAATTTCTGAAAAGTATTTTCAAGCCTAAGGAGCATCTGGCTCCATTTATGGGAATACTCTGACGCCACTGCCTCCCAATTTTCACCCGGCCCACTCAATCCTCTTCCTTTTACCGTTTCAATCTTAATACCCTCCCTACTGCCCTGCTTGGCCTGTGTGCCTGctgcaagctaagtcacttcagcgtgtctgactctttgcgaccccatggactatatatagcccgccaggctcctctgttcatgggattctccaggcaagaatactggagtgggttgccatgccctcctctaggggatcttcccaatccagggatcaaacccaggtctcccgcattgcaggtggattcttaaccatccgagccaccagggaagcccttaggaatTCAAGTCAAACCCTTTGCCAGTGTTCTTCTAGGTTCAGAAAAATAAGGGCAAGCCCCAAAGCTTGGCCATAAGTCAGTTTATAATAGATACTCTACATCAGTCTACTTTGCTAAGCACCAAACTTTCTCTGTCTTATCATAGGTATCTCTTGGAAATTCCCAATACTCTTAAGCCATTTTGCCAAAACAATGACTAACACAGCATATTTATTCAGGTACAGTTCACCCTTTTGCAATGTAGAGACACAAACCCTGCACACACAGAGCTATGGGGAAGGTCACGTGAGACCAAGCACATCTGCAGAGGGTGCAGTTTAGGTGCAAGTCCCGTGTGCAAGGCTGTTTCCCACGTTACACAGTCACAGAGGAGGGAAGATCTTTGACGGAACGCCAGCTGGGGGATAACTTGCCAAGCAAACATTGCGATCCACTGCCAACATCTCCAGATAACTCTTCTCGGAAAGAGAATCTCTTCCTGTGATGAACGAATGTTTTGACGTGGTGATTAATCACAATTATGCTGGGGGAGCTGCCTGCAGGTCTCCTCCCACAGAATGCTACAAGAGCCTCCCCAATGCCACAGACTACAAAAGGGCACAcccaaatttgttttaattgacaACTGACCAGGAAATTGAGCCAAACCTCCAGAGGAGACATCTGTCATTATAGTTTCTCCCAAAAAGAAATGGGGCTTCCGCTTGCCCATTAGTGCTGAGTAAAGGGCAGAACTCTTCCTCAAGTCTGTTGTTTGAAAATATTGATCTTTATTTGCatcatcactcattcattcactgagcCCTTCATGATGCTTCAGTGAATCTTTTAAAACTTAACTTCCTAACAGTAAGTTATTCTGAAAGAAGATTTTACTAAGTTCATTGATCCTCTTTTGCCAAGCTCGCAACTCCTGAATCTGGACAAATTAAACATGGTAAAGATTTCCTATGCCAGTTGAGGGACATTCTCTAGAAATCCAGAAAGCTTTTCTTCAGCTCCAAGaccaagaaatgaaagaaagaaagaaaggacaggggtgagggagggagagagggttgGTAAGAGAGAGGGAATAAATCATGTAAGATCCATATTTCCAAAACTGAAAGGACCAAACAATTCAACTAACATATATTAATCTTTATTCTGTAACAGAGACATAAATAACTTTATGAATTCATATGACCTGTACAAAAGACAAAATAAGATATTACACTAAGTTCAGATATGGAATATTTGGATTTACTATTAGCTGAACAGATAAATCTAAACAATCTTAGGAGTTAAGGCAAAAACCAGATGATACTTCAAACACAacagaaggtttgaaaaataggtataATTAAAAACAAGGGCATCCCATCTCCAGTTAATAAAGTAGTCatgtctgaggaaaaaaaaatcccttaggtTTTAATAAAGTGGCTATTATCAATCATGGTAATTAAAATGAGCAATAAAGTATAAGATTTCCCATGGAGGAGAGCTGTTTTGTGCAGGTTTGAggattgagcactgaagaattcggATATGCAACTTTTTCTGTGTTAGATTTATGATCTATTCTTCCTACTAGAAAAtataatttggaaaatatgactctttcacatatataattaaaatacaactatgaagcattctttttttttttttaagggaagtcGTGTGGGTGATCTCATAGAGTAAATTTGCGGGCAAGCCATTACCCTATTTGTCGAGAAGACACAGAGTCAGAAATTACCTTAAGAGAACCGAACAAACTAATCTCAAAGGAATAAAAACAAGTGTAACCAGTATATGGACACAGCACACAATTCTTTGGCAGGATCACACGAACCATTGATTGAAGTCAGAACTTTATATATAGAGTTCTCTAATTATCAGATCCGGTTGCCGGTCTTtgaaaactaactaaataaaatgcCACATCTGCAACAAATTCAGTGATTCCAGGAAATTAAACTCAGAATAAACCTTGCAGACAGCTTTGAATTGTTACACTGAAGCATAGATGGGTATCAACTGTGTTGAGTCCCAATCCGAGTacactgaaacacacacaaaaataatctgTGGAGCTCGGTACTGGTTCAGACAGGCCTAGCATCCTTACAGAGAATCCACATTCGCCCATGAGAAACCAGTGAAAGACATGAATCCCGTGAAGCGGAAGTGATCCTTAGGAAGTCAGGGGCAGGCCGCCCCTCCCCGGACGAGCATCATGGAGACCTCGAATCCTATAGGGGGAACACCAGGAAGCCAGAGAACGTGGAGTACTGCCAGCCTCCGACCAAGTTACCTTTCTCCAGTTTTAGGTAAACCTTATCCTCCTTATCCAGGTAGAGCAGGACCCCGTTCGTGGCAGCCTCACGTGTCACGTCTTTATCCCCGGCGAAGGCAGATATGACTGGTTTTCCGTTTAACATCAGGTTAACCTATAAGGAACAAAACAAGACACCGAAGAGCTCTCTCTaaagtcaaatgaatgaatgaatgaatgaaacagatTCACGGTTATAGAGAACCAACTAGGGTTACCAGcgaggggaaggaagggggaaggaAAGACAGGGGGGAGGGGATTAGGAGGTAACACTGGCTGTGTAGCAAATGAACAGGCTCCAAGGATATTTGTGTACAGCATAGGGAGACACAGTCATTATTTTATAATCGCTTTAAATGgagtgtaatctataaaaatattgaatcgctatgttgttcacctgaaactaacaatattGCGAATCAACTATTCtgcaatagaaagaaagaaacaaggaaaagaagggaggggggagtgggagggaaggaaggaagaaagaaagcatCTTTCTACAAAACATCTACAAGGGTCCAGGGTCAAGGGAGGAAGCCATGTCTAAGATGATCAACCTGGTAACGTATCTGATGTCCAGTGAATACATCCCTTTCCTTTCAAATTAGCTAGCTGTGACGGCTAGGCTTAGTGTGATCTTACTGAGCTGATctttttaacttgaaaaaaattaatttctcccACAGAAATTTCCTTAAATGCTCACAGAAGATCACCATCCATAGAGAAAAATCGAGCCATGTGAAACCTGACGTCCCCTCAGGACATAAATCAGGCCTCCTACTTTATTTATCTCTCATATTCAACAGCAAGTTTTCGGTGAGGACACATGCCTGTGGCTTCCCAGTGCATTAGTGAGAATTACCCCGCCCTTTGCTCTGAGAAGTTCGGGGACAGCAAGGCTCTACTAACATCTCTGCAGGTTGACTGTGCAGCTGAGACATGCATAGTGCTAGATAAACATCAGCTGAAATTATAGAATTTGAGTGTCCACTGTGATTTCTTCTTGTGTTTTCCCTGATaagaaatgtacattaaaaataataatcactaCTACCACTGAAGATTTTAATGATGGATAATTAGCAACAAATCAAATTTATTACCTTCACTCCATAGTAAAATTTTGATTATACTCCATCAAATATTACCTAAATTTCTAAATATTGGAGTTTGGGAAAAGCTTTTCCATGGGAGTAAATTTGTTTACTAgatattcattccttttatgtCAAAAATTAATATTGAATAAATTATGAGGCTGATCAATTTATCCATTCACTAAGATATGTAAAAGTGGTAGATGTGTAATCTAACATTCATCTGGACACgatgtgactcagtggtaaagaatctgcctgcaatgcaggagacgtgggttcgatcccggggttgggaagatcccctggagaatgaaatggcaactcactccagtattcttgcctggagaatcctatggacagaggagcctggtgggctacagtccatggggtcacaagagttcatacacaacttagcaactaaaccaccatcaccaataTACAATACAAACATTGAacagataatttaaaaagtacCCCAGAATTCCATAGACATATACTCGTATTACTGAGTGTCCGCATATTTGAATATTATAGGAATTAGCTCCATCATTGTACTTGAGTGTGAGTTCAAGCTTGTTCCTTAGAAAGCACAGCACAAAATGTATTAACTGTGGAATTGCAATTGGTAAGAATTCACTAATTTCAGAGTAACTGAGGATAAACTACTTAGAAGATAAACATAGCATATCCTTTCTTTAAAAGTATATTGAATAATTGTTCCTTcagcaatttattttctcttagttGTTAACTGCAGTTCATAATTTTTAACAATGACAgcaaatttgttttatttagtaGGTACTTGTGAAACTCTAATAGTCttagtattttttgttgttgttgttaaaaattCAGGTAATTTTTGCACATGCATTAAAAGCAACCAAGGTCTTATAAAGAGATTTGTGCCACTGAATTTttactatttccttccttcctccctattttctttcttaacaaAGAAAAGTAGCTTTAAAAACTATGCTTTTTAAGTGATTGGTTGTTATTAAGGTAATAAGttcaaatgtgtatttttctatATGCTTCTTGTCACATATTTTTCTACATGCTTCTATGCTTCATAGAAGGCGTTACTGaaattacatgttttaaaaataaactactaTGAAGATGGCTATTTTTACAATGATAACACATAAATACTTAAATACATAGCCCACTATAGATAAACAGTGTCATTTCAGAGAAGGAACAGGTCAAAAGACATACCTGTATTGTTTGGCTCTGGTATACTTTAATTACGTGAAAACTGAAACTGTAAATTCCTTTTCTGGGTGCTACAAAGACAGACTCCAGGGTGAAAAAATTACCCACGTTTACTAGAATctacaaataaaaagaataaacacagTCAACTATTACAATACTCTCTGTAAATAAAATCAGtgttcttccttcccttttcttttctttcctattttctttcttaacaaAGAAAACTAGctttaaaaaatcacagaaaataaaacatggagTTATATTCCCTTTTTCTTTAGTGACTTGGAAAACAGATTTGTATGTTGGAAGGTTGGTCTTTTTaatgttagaagaaaaaaataaagtcagagctTTGTATTCATGCCTCGATTTCCAGCAAGGCTGGCTGGCTTTGAACATGTGGGGCTTATAAATACTGGCTGTACCTTCAGAGTCAGAAAAAGGCATCAGCCCCACGTCTACATGCCCACCCTCTGGAGCCTTCACATGTCCAGAGATGGCGTTCCCAGGCCAGCCAATCGCATCCAGGCTCTCTACAGGCCCTCCTGGACGCGCGCACAGAGGTCTGGATGCCCCCTCCACCAGGCGGCATAATCCGTGACACTGAACATCTGGTGCCCAAGTAATGCGAATGCCTGGCCCTCCTCTGAGCCTCCGCCAAGCCTCAGCTCAGATCCACAGCCACGCGTTCCCTTCCTATGCCACCCAGGTCTTAACTGTAAATATTTTGGCCATGATGGAGCCTTTGCAGGCTGCCAAGGAGTAGAGACTGTGAAACAGGTGGCATTCTCTGTTCTCCCCAGTGTTAGTCAGCATCCGTGCCCTGATCAATTGCCTGCTATTTGTTTAAAAGTTCAAGGGACAAAAAGGAAGACTGAAATAAAGTGCTGGTTCCCAAGAAAACAGCAGTGCATTCTATATTCTGAGATGTTCAGCTTAGTTCTACTGATTATGAAATTAACTCTGCATTTCAATAGATGACCTCTTAAACTAAATGCCACATGTGACAGAgtgagagaatgtgtgtgtgtgtgcgcgtattGGGGATGGGGGTAGCAGGCAGGGTATAACTAAGGTTTCTTCCATTTCTCTCCCAGAAATAAATCTAGAAGTGGCATTCAGAAAAATCAGATGTCCTTACAAAAATACATTTCCCTCATATCAATGGCAATCCGCTACTGTTTCTTTTAAACACTACATTCAGGCTAATATTAAGCCCTTTGCATAATTCCCTAGACATACTATTACCTGTGAGCAATGCATCAGAATATGGTGATGGTCAGGTAGATGTACCACGCTCAACCCCCAACTTaaaatgcatatgtgtatatcatTTTATTCTGCGATTACTCCTTTTTCCAAGTAAGCATCAGATTTCTTTCTCTGACCCTATGATCGACGGTCTTTCAGCAACAGATCACCAGCTATGCAATACTTCCCAACAGAGGTTTTACAAAGATTTCTTTAggcacatttaaaataatttgaggtACTTAGCAGGGACTTCCTGAATCAGACACAAGTAGCATAATTCATTAGCAATAATGGAGCTAGCTGATTAGTGTTGACTACACATAAGACTGAATGTTGACTGTACATTGTAATTAGAGCGCCCAGGCACCTCGAGATTTATTACCAAATGTGTCTTATTGTCTCTAAGATGCAAGAGGACCCAGAACAGGAGAGCAAACCCTTCTCCTCTTCTAAATGACAGAAAGGTCACTGAACATAATGCCCTGTACAGAGGACAGTGCAGGGTCCACAGTATTTAATTAATGCACTGAAATACAGACCAGGGGTTGTGctagactttatttccatcaagATGAAAAATACTGCACCAAAACCCAAAGGGGTtgcttaattcttttaaaatgatggcTTTTCCATAggaagccccagagaggcatTCTCTGTCTTTGACCAGCTGGAGAGTACATTACTTAGTAACAATTAAGTAAGGAAGAGAAATGTCACCTCACCGCTCCCCAGGCACATCCTGCAGCGCCACTTAACCCATGTCCGTGCCCATGAGGCATGCCACTGTGAACCACACACGCAGGACTTCGGAATTTAAAAGACTCGGGCGCAGCAGAGGCTGAAATGATCAGCCTGGagtctgttttcagttttaagaCTCCTTCTTCAGCCGATATCCTGGGGTTTCTCAGCAGCTAGACCCCCGAGCTCCAATCGCGAAGATGAAGCTCCAGTGGCCTTCAGTCGCTCCCTGTCCCCTGtcctcagcccccagccctctCTCCCCACTACTTCCCGGGTCTCTGAAAGGGCAGGAGCGGGGGACGGAGAAAGGCTTCCTGGCGCTTCCCTACAGGAGCTCAGCGCCGCTGCCCATTGCTTCTCTCCTCCTCTCAACTTTTCTCCAAGTAGCGGAGGAGGGCTTTCTGCGGCAGCCGCGCCTGGGACCGAACAGGGGGCGAGATCTGACCCGGGCCCCCGCTGCCGCCTCCGCAGCCCCCTGCGGGGTCTGTGCAGAGTGTGGACCCCTCCCAACCCACCCCGCCCAGGGCTCCCTCTAGGGAGAAGCTTCTCCATCCGGGAGGAACACTACCATCTGTTCGGCCCTGCAAAGAGTCCCCTGCCTGCCGGGGGACTGCCTCCGCGGCCACCGCCGAGGAGTGGAGGCTGGGCGCCAGGCTCGCGCCGAGAGACGGCGAGGTGCAGGGACCAGGACCCGCTGGCTCTGGCAGACCTGTTGCTGCTCAGCGTGTCCCAAGCTCTCCCTGCGGCTCTGCGCTGCCAGCCCCTCTCCCATCGCCCCAGCAGCtctccggaggccaggagggagtGGTGgcgggctggggcgggggagACCTCAGAAGTTTCAGATCCCGACGCACGGAGACGCCAGTGCAGACCAGGCTCCCTGCACCGCAATCAGGGCGGCTCGGCCTGAGCAGACGACCCGGGGCTCAGCCGCCTGCACGTCGCCCCTCCCGCTACCCGAGCCCTGGCCTCCCGCGCCCCCGGGGCTCTGACCTGGTCGAAGTAAATGATGCGCGTCTTGTTGCTCATCTCGGACGGCTCGTGGTTGGTGCTGCGCACCGCCGAGAAGGCGACCTTGGAGTTGGCCGCCCGGACCGAGATCCCCAGGGGCGAGGAGGAGGAGCCCTTGGAGTCCGTGGCCGGGTTCGAGTCGCACACCACGAGGCACTTGCCCTCCAGCACGATGGGCTCCGTGTCGTTCTGCGCCCAGACGCGCAGCCCCGGCAGGGTGAGGGCCAGCAGCAGGGCCGGCAGGGCGCCCGTCGCCCGGCGCCCGGGGCCCATGGCGAGCGAGGCTGGGGGCCGCCGCAGCCCGCCGGCGTTCCCTCGCGCCCGCGTGGCCTCCTCCCCGGGACCCCGGCGCTGGGGACGGTGCGGGCGGCTAGATGCACCACGCGGCGGGGCCGGCGGCGGCGCGCACACCTCCGGCAGCTCCGTGGTTTGAAGTCAGAGTTCCCCCTCGCGCTGTCTCGCTGGCTCTGCTACCTTCGTCCTTTAAGGAGCTCATGCAGaaccccctcccccgccctcctCCGCCCGAGATCAGCCCTGCCTGGGACCCCCGCACCCACCCTTGTTCCTAGACATCTAAGTCGCCGAACCCTCCCGTTCACCCCTCAAAGAGGAAAATGATCAGAAATCCTCACCCCAAACCTAAGCTCCCCCAGGTGAAGCGCGCAGCAGGAAAAACCAAGGGGACTCGGAGAAGCCCCGCGGTCGGGGCCAGGGTCGTCCCGGTTCGTCTCCGGCTGGCGGCGGGGACGGATTACAGAAGCCGAAGCTGTTTCCCGGAGCGGGAAGAACCCGCGGCTGTGTTCATGGCCAGGTCTCTAGCGACTCTCGATCTCGCTTGGTCAAAAAATTCCCCAGAGCTTGGCGTCTCTCGGAAGGCGGCAGGGCGACAGCGGCTAGCCGGGTCCTCAGCAAGGAGGCAAAAATCCGCGGGATCCGCTGCACGGCGACGGGCGGCTGGCCCCGGAGCCCttgcccgccgccgccgcgcgccgCGAGCCCCCGCGCACAACTTTCCGTGTCCTCGCGCAGCCGGGGGGCGCGAGGCGGGCACACGCGCGCTATTTATAGGAGCGCACGCGGGCTGGGCTTGGCTCGCCTCTCAGCCCGCCGACGCCCCGGGAAGGGGAAGACGTCCGTGGACCCTAGCTAAGCAGCTCCCGCCTGGCCTGGAACAGACTCCCGGCACTCGAGGCGCACGGCTCTGCTGGCCGCCGAGGTCTGAGGGCCCCCAGCCCCGGGAGCGCGCGGCACCTAGACTGTGCGAGGGACAGGCGCCCAGCGCCCCGCGCCCGCCCAGCTTCCGCGCCCGCTAGCCCCCTCCTCGGTGCGGGCTGGCGGAGAGGGCCGAGGCGACCCGGGACTTCGCCGCCGAGAGGAGCGCGGCGCTGCCAGCCCCGCCCGCGGAGCGAAgggcggcagcggcggcgcgCGGCTGGGGACCCAG from the Dama dama isolate Ldn47 chromosome 23, ASM3311817v1, whole genome shotgun sequence genome contains:
- the CBLN4 gene encoding cerebellin-4, yielding MGPGRRATGALPALLLALTLPGLRVWAQNDTEPIVLEGKCLVVCDSNPATDSKGSSSSPLGISVRAANSKVAFSAVRSTNHEPSEMSNKTRIIYFDQILVNVGNFFTLESVFVAPRKGIYSFSFHVIKVYQSQTIQVNLMLNGKPVISAFAGDKDVTREAATNGVLLYLDKEDKVYLKLEKGNLVGGWQYSTFSGFLVFPL